From one Triticum aestivum cultivar Chinese Spring chromosome 4B, IWGSC CS RefSeq v2.1, whole genome shotgun sequence genomic stretch:
- the LOC123090357 gene encoding uncharacterized protein, which yields MPSSTSFVSSFMSSSSSIRSALRGRSVAIPLIGCPDCGEQVRFYRSSTDEHDVWIFYKCVNHHFTCGFWYWELEYVQHLVETRRLVGDVVVDAIGATEDKREDLEKQRTESMAGRGTAGRVMVGRGRAGRDNYGSSSENKYATKQQMAMLIGFGPPPVHHHHQIPFFFLIFHLQLRAPPVPISPLSNRSPCHLQLAETMVSWDDLPSSSEDDSVTSKPPTTISCEEWSGLAIDLPSFRCGHGSLCEKNVAFESVDTGRRFLACAQKVLEEKNKMENELRHFKLDFAKMVAEKEQAMSQLGSTQLTLTDLKEELKKKKIADKSVTNIHQVFRVKAEKERDQGVQERDQVTQERDDLKHEKRKLEYMIGDLFKHKEATKEKIRKLKGMLNEFD from the exons ATGCCCTCCTCCACCTCCTTTGTCTCCTCCTTCATGTCGTCTTCCAGCTCCATCCGCTCAGCGCTGCGTGGCCGCTCCGTTGCTATACCACTGATCGGGTGCCCGGATTGCGGCGAGCAGGTGAGGTTCTACCGGTCTAGCACCGATGAGCACGATGTATGGATCTTCTACAAGTGCGTGAACCACCAT TTCACTTGTGGTTTCTGGTATTGGGAGCTTGAGTATGTGCAGCATCTGGTTGAAACAAGGCGTCTGGTTGGTGATGTTGTTGTAGATGCAATTGGTGCAACTGAGGACAAGAGGGAAGATCTTGAGAAGCAGAGGACTGAATCAATGGCAGGCAGAGGCACAGCTGGAAGGGTCATGGTTGGGAGAGGCAGGGCTGGAAGAGATAATTATGGCAGCTCCAGTGAGAATAAGTATGCTACCAAGCAGCAAATGGCTATGCTTATAGG CTTTGGTCCACCAccagtccaccaccaccaccagatccccttcttcttcctcatctttcaTCTTCAACTTCGTGCGCCACCAGTTCCCATCTCTCCTCTGTCCAACAGATccccttgtcatcttcagctagcAGAAACCATGGTGTCCTGGGATGATCTTCCCAGTTCTTCTGAAGATGACTCTGTGACCAGCAAG CCACCTACCACAATATCCTGTGAGGAATGGAGTGGCTTGGCTATAGATCTACCTAGCTTTAGATGTGGGCATGGATCTTTGTGTGAGAAGAATGTGGCATTTGAATCTGTTGACACTGGCAGAAGGTTTCTAGCTTGTGCACAGAAG GTTCTTGAAGAGAAGAATAAGATGGAAAATGAGTTGAGGCATTTCAAGCTTgattttgctaagatggtggctgaGAAGGAGCAGGCAATGAGCCAACTAGGCAGCACACAACTTACTCTGACTGATCTAAAGGAAGAACTTAAGAAGAAGAAGATTGCAGACAAGTCAGTAACCAACATTCATCAGGTATTCAGGGTTAAAGCAGAGAAAGAGAGGGACCAAGGAGTGCAGGAGAGGGACCAAGTGACTCAAGAGAGGGATGACTTGAAGCATGAGAAAAGGAAGCTTGAGTACATGATTGGTGACCTATTCAAACACAAAGAGGCCACCAAGGAGAAGATAAGGAAGCTGAAGGGCATGCTGAATGAATTTGATTGA